A window from Malania oleifera isolate guangnan ecotype guangnan chromosome 7, ASM2987363v1, whole genome shotgun sequence encodes these proteins:
- the LOC131160138 gene encoding short-chain dehydrogenase ptmH: MEDSCYDREVVLITGCSGGGIGNALARAFASHNCVVVATARSLASMADLHDDPCFFLQELDVLSDESVHHVFSTVLEKFGRLDTLVNNAGVQCIGPLAEIPLSNLQHAFNTNVFGSMRLVQAVVPHMVSRRKGRIVNVGSVIALGPGPWAGGYSASKAALHSLSDTLRLELKNFGIDVITVVPGAIRSNIGNSALASYNQMPEWKLYKPFEAAIRARATFSQGPNSTPTEEFAKKTVATILRKKPPAWFSYGRTSTIMAIMYYLPLFLKDFILRTVMKC, from the exons ATGGAGGACTCCTGCTACGACAGGGAGGTGGTGCTGATCACCGGCTGCTCCGGCGGCGGCATAGGCAACGCCCTGGCCCGCGCATTCGCTTCCCACAACTGCGTCGTCGTCGCCACCGCCAGATCTCTGGCATCCATGGCCGACCTCCATGACGACCCCTGCTTCTTTCTCCAAGAATTGGACGTTCTCTCCGACGAAAGCGTCCACCATGTCTTCTCCACCGTTCTTGAGAAGTTCGGTCGCTTAGACACTCTGGTTAACAACGCCGGAGTCCAGTGTATTGGCCCTCTCGCTGAGATCCCCCTTTCAAACCTCCAACACGCATTCAACACCAATGTTTTCG GTTCCATGAGATTGGTTCAAGCCGTGGTACCTCACATGGTATCTAGGAGAAAGGGAAGGATAGTAAATGTTGGAAGTGTTATTGCTTTGGGACCTGGACCGTGGGCTGGTGGTTATTCTGCATCCAAAGCTGCTCTTCATTCTTTAAGTGATACCTTGAG GTTGGAACTCAAGAATTTTGGGATCGATGTCATTACTGTTGTCCCAGGAGCTATTAGGTCAAACATAGGAAACTCAGCCTTGGCCAGCTACAACCAGATGCCCGAGTGGAAGCTGTATAAGCCATTTGAAGCTGCAATTCGAGCTAGAGCAACCTTCTCACAAGGTCCCAACTCAACCCCTACCGAAGAATTTGCGAAGAAGACTGTAGCTACCATATTGAGGAAGAAGCCACCAGCATGGTTTTCGTACGGCCGTACTTCCACCATAATGGCAATCATGTATTATCTACCACTCTTCCTCAAGGACTTCATTTTGAGGACTGTTATGAAATGCTGA
- the LOC131159699 gene encoding RNA demethylase ALKBH9B-like, whose amino-acid sequence MGTDFAGRAVNSAAGTDWMEHLHRLGRDELLEFLSEGFCGNCQSLLQTRIRKICGAGKISNGKPLSSSDDTENSGALQSANGSSLSLLVKSSESMTISGRSQQQESNPSSSNRTKESVYSATRKGYAADSSPSSAGSVSSKRSLLDHSGSEILLNDGLTRVSSPTNSGLSEDEKEKIRVSKVGRKKDFAYNEIINGKMTNVLQGLELHTDVFNSEEQRTIVQCVYNLQQKGQRGQLRERTYSAPRRWMRGKGRITMQFGCCYNYAVDKDGNPPGIIRDEEVDPLPSLFKQMIRRMVRWQVLPSTCVPNSCIVNIYYEGDCIPPHIDHHDFLRPFCTVSFLTKCNILFGSNLKILSPGEFSGPASIPLPVGSVLVLNGNGADVAKHCVPSVPAKRISITFRKMDDNKLPFKFLPDPELRGARPAEYSSVDDSQIEQHQHQYHKKGAHDGSGSIKQAQVNSFVVGKDDFPPLGSSKFVKQPGANKNRC is encoded by the exons ATGGGCACTGACTTTGCCGGCCGGGCGGTGAATTCAGCCGCCGGGACCGACTGGATGGAGCACTTGCATAGGTTGGGACGCGATGAACTTTTGGAGTTTTTGTCTGAAGGGTTTTGCGGTAATTGCCAATCTCTTCTGCAGACTCGTATTCGCAAAATCTGTGGCGCAG GAAAAATCAGTAATGGAAAACCATTGTCCAGTAGTGACGACACTGAAAATTCAGGGGCATTGCAGTCTGCCAATGGTTCAAGCCTGAGTTTACTTGTCAAGAGTTCAGAATCTATGACTATCAGTGGCAGGTCTCAGCAGCAAGAAAGCAATCCAAGCAGCTCTAATCGAACCAAGGAATCAGTTTATTCAGCAACACGAAAGGGATATGCTGCTGATTCGTCCCCTTCCTCAGCAGGATCAGTTAGCAGTAAGCGAAGTTTGTTGGATCATTCAGGTTCTGAAATATTGCTGAATGATGGACTCACCAGAGTTTCCTCACCAACAAATAGTGGTTTATCTGAGGACGAAAaggagaaaattagggtttcaaaggtgGGGAGGAAGAAAGATTTTGCTTATAATGAGATAATTAATGGAAAAATGACTAATGTGCTTCAAGGGCTTGAGCTTCATACTGATGTATTTAATTCTGAGGAGCAAAGGACGATAGTTCAATGTGTCTATAATTTACAACAGAAGGGACAAAGGGGGCAGCTTCGAG AACGCACATATTCAGCGCCAAGAAGGTGGATGCGTGGTAAAGGGCGAATCACGATGCAATTTGGCTGTTGTTACAATTATGCAGTT GACAAAGATGGAAATCCCCCTGGCATAATTAGAGATGAAGAAGTTGATCCCCTACCTTCTTTGTTCAAGCAAATGATCAGGAGGATGGTCAGATGGCAAGTTCTACCTTCAACATGTGTCCCCAACAGCTGCATCGTGAATATATATTACGAGGGGGATTGCATCCCTCCTCACATTGACCACCATGACTTCCTCAGACCTTTCTGCACTGTCTCATTCTTGACCAAGTGCAATATACTCTTTGGTTCAAACCTGAAGATTCTGAGTCCAGGAGAGTTCTCAGGCCCTGCATCTATACCTTTGCCTGTGGG ATCGGTGCTTGTTTTGAATGGAAATGGAGCTGATGTTGCTAAACACTGTGTTCCTAGTGTCCCAGCTAAAAG GATTTCTATCACTTTCCGGAAAATGGATGACAACAAATTGCCATTCAAGTTTTTACCAGATCCCGAATTGAGAGGAGCTAGGCCTGCTGAATATTCTTCTGTGGACGACTCACAAATCGAACAACATCAGCATCAGTATCATAAAAAAGGTGCACATGATGGATCTGGAAGCATTAAGCAGGCTCAAGTTAATTCCTTTGTCGTGGGCAAAGATGATTTCCCTCCACTTGGAAGCTCGAAATTCGTCAAGCAACCAGGTGCTAACAAAAATCGCTGTTGA
- the LOC131159700 gene encoding RNA demethylase ALKBH9B-like isoform X2, giving the protein MEHLQRLGRDELLEVLSEGFCSNCQSLLQTGIRKICGAGKISNGKPSSSSDDTENSGALQSANGSSLSLLVKSSESMTISGRSQQQESNPSSSNRTKESVYPATRKGYAADSSPSSAGSVSSKRSLLDHSGSEIWLNDGLSRVSSPTNSGLSEDQKEKIRISKVGRKKDFAYNEIINGKMTNVLQGLELHTDVFNSEEQKTIVQCVYNLQQKGQRGQLQERTYSAPRKWMRGKGRITMQFGCCYNYVVDKDGNPPGIIRDEEVDPLPSLFKQMIRRMVRWQVLPSTCVPNSCIVNIYYEGDCIPPHIDHHDFLRPFCTVSFLTKCNILFGSNLKILSPGEFSGPVSIPLPVGSVLVLNGNGADVAKHCVPSVPAKRISITFRKMDDNKLPFKFLPDPELRGARPAVYSSVDDSQIEQHQHQHQHQHRKKGAHDGSGSIKQAQVNSFVVGKDDFPPLGSSKFVKQPGANKNHR; this is encoded by the exons ATGGAGCACTTGCAGAGGTTGGGACGCGATGAACTTTTAGAGGTTTTGTCTGAAGGGTTTTGCAGTAATTGCCAATCTCTTCTGCAGACTGGCATTCGCAAAATCTGTGGCGCAG gAAAAATCAGTAATGGAAAACCATCGTCCAGTAGTGATGACACTGAAAATTCAGGGGCATTGCAGTCTGCCAATGGTTCAAGCCTGAGTTTACTTGTCAAGAGTTCAGAATCTATGACTATCAGTGGCAGGTCTCAGCAGCAAGAAAGCAATCCAAGCAGCTCTAATCGAACCAAGGAATCAGTTTATCCAGCAACACGAAAGGGATATGCTGCTGATTCGTCCCCTTCCTCAGCAGGATCAGTTAGCAGTAAGCGAAGTTTGTTGGATCATTCAGGTTCTGAAATATGGCTGAATGATGGACTCAGCAGAGTTTCCTCACCAACAAACAGTGGTTTATCTGAGGACCAGAAGGAGAAAATTAGGATTTCAAAGGTGGGGAGGAAGAAAGATTTTGCTTATAATGAGATAATTAATGGAAAAATGACTAATGTGCTCCAAGGGCTTGAGCTTCATACTGATGTATTTAATTCTGAGGAGCAAAAGACGATAGTTCAATGTGTCTATAATTTACAACAGAAGGGACAAAGGGGGCAGCTTCAAG AACGCACATATTCAGCACCAAGAAAGTGGATGCGTGGTAAAGGGCGAATCACGATGCAATTTGGCTGTTGTTACAATTATGTAGTT GACAAAGATGGAAATCCCCCTGGCATAATTAGAGATGAAGAAGTTGATCCCCTACCTTCTTTGTTCAAGCAAATGATCAGGAGGATGGTCAGATGGCAAGTTCTACCTTCAACATGTGTCCCCAACAGCTGCATCGTGAATATATATTATGAGGGGGATTGCATCCCTCCTCACATTGACCACCATgacttcctcagacccttctgcACTGTCTCATTCTTGACCAAGTGCAATATACTCTTTGGTTCAAACCTGAAGATTCTGAGTCCAGGAGAGTTCTCAGGCCCTGTCTCTATACCTTTGCCTGTGGG ATCGGTGCTTGTTTTGAATGGAAATGGAGCTGATGTTGCTAAACACTGTGTTCCTAGTGTCCCAGCTAAAAG GATTTCTATCACTTTCCGGAAAATGGATGACAACAAATTGCCATTCAAGTTTTTACCAGATCCCGAATTGAGAGGAGCTAGGCCTGCTGTATATTCTTCCGTGGACGACTCACAAATTGAACAACATCAGCATCAGCATCAGCATCAGCATCGTAAAAAAGGTGCACATGATGGATCTGGAAGCATTAAGCAGGCTCAAGTTAATTCCTTTGTCGTGGGCAAAGATGATTTCCCTCCGCTTGGAAGCTCGAAATTCGTCAAGCAACCAGGGGCCAACAAAAATCACCGTTGA
- the LOC131159700 gene encoding RNA demethylase ALKBH9B-like isoform X1, producing the protein MEHLQRLGRDELLEVLSEGFCSNCQSLLQTGIRKICGAGKISNGKPSSSSDDTENSGALQSANGSSLSLLVKSSESMTISGRSQQQESNPSSSNRTKESVYPATRKGYAADSSPSSAGSVSSKRSLLDHSGSEIWLNDGLSRVSSPTNSGLSEDQKEKIRISKVGRKKDFAYNEIINGKMTNVLQGLELHTDVFNSEEQKTIVQCVYNLQQKGQRGQLQAERTYSAPRKWMRGKGRITMQFGCCYNYVVDKDGNPPGIIRDEEVDPLPSLFKQMIRRMVRWQVLPSTCVPNSCIVNIYYEGDCIPPHIDHHDFLRPFCTVSFLTKCNILFGSNLKILSPGEFSGPVSIPLPVGSVLVLNGNGADVAKHCVPSVPAKRISITFRKMDDNKLPFKFLPDPELRGARPAVYSSVDDSQIEQHQHQHQHQHRKKGAHDGSGSIKQAQVNSFVVGKDDFPPLGSSKFVKQPGANKNHR; encoded by the exons ATGGAGCACTTGCAGAGGTTGGGACGCGATGAACTTTTAGAGGTTTTGTCTGAAGGGTTTTGCAGTAATTGCCAATCTCTTCTGCAGACTGGCATTCGCAAAATCTGTGGCGCAG gAAAAATCAGTAATGGAAAACCATCGTCCAGTAGTGATGACACTGAAAATTCAGGGGCATTGCAGTCTGCCAATGGTTCAAGCCTGAGTTTACTTGTCAAGAGTTCAGAATCTATGACTATCAGTGGCAGGTCTCAGCAGCAAGAAAGCAATCCAAGCAGCTCTAATCGAACCAAGGAATCAGTTTATCCAGCAACACGAAAGGGATATGCTGCTGATTCGTCCCCTTCCTCAGCAGGATCAGTTAGCAGTAAGCGAAGTTTGTTGGATCATTCAGGTTCTGAAATATGGCTGAATGATGGACTCAGCAGAGTTTCCTCACCAACAAACAGTGGTTTATCTGAGGACCAGAAGGAGAAAATTAGGATTTCAAAGGTGGGGAGGAAGAAAGATTTTGCTTATAATGAGATAATTAATGGAAAAATGACTAATGTGCTCCAAGGGCTTGAGCTTCATACTGATGTATTTAATTCTGAGGAGCAAAAGACGATAGTTCAATGTGTCTATAATTTACAACAGAAGGGACAAAGGGGGCAGCTTCAAG CAGAACGCACATATTCAGCACCAAGAAAGTGGATGCGTGGTAAAGGGCGAATCACGATGCAATTTGGCTGTTGTTACAATTATGTAGTT GACAAAGATGGAAATCCCCCTGGCATAATTAGAGATGAAGAAGTTGATCCCCTACCTTCTTTGTTCAAGCAAATGATCAGGAGGATGGTCAGATGGCAAGTTCTACCTTCAACATGTGTCCCCAACAGCTGCATCGTGAATATATATTATGAGGGGGATTGCATCCCTCCTCACATTGACCACCATgacttcctcagacccttctgcACTGTCTCATTCTTGACCAAGTGCAATATACTCTTTGGTTCAAACCTGAAGATTCTGAGTCCAGGAGAGTTCTCAGGCCCTGTCTCTATACCTTTGCCTGTGGG ATCGGTGCTTGTTTTGAATGGAAATGGAGCTGATGTTGCTAAACACTGTGTTCCTAGTGTCCCAGCTAAAAG GATTTCTATCACTTTCCGGAAAATGGATGACAACAAATTGCCATTCAAGTTTTTACCAGATCCCGAATTGAGAGGAGCTAGGCCTGCTGTATATTCTTCCGTGGACGACTCACAAATTGAACAACATCAGCATCAGCATCAGCATCAGCATCGTAAAAAAGGTGCACATGATGGATCTGGAAGCATTAAGCAGGCTCAAGTTAATTCCTTTGTCGTGGGCAAAGATGATTTCCCTCCGCTTGGAAGCTCGAAATTCGTCAAGCAACCAGGGGCCAACAAAAATCACCGTTGA